Proteins encoded within one genomic window of Setaria italica strain Yugu1 chromosome IV, Setaria_italica_v2.0, whole genome shotgun sequence:
- the LOC101778246 gene encoding probable prefoldin subunit 2, translated as MASKASGDGKEALNEQVIANTYANMRTEMNQLYTKITELEMEVSEHSLVIGAIEPLDPSRRCYRMIGGVLVERTIKEVLPAVKRNKEGLEEVIARMHEALERKKKEITEFELKYKIRIRKADNNAEEEGGKKEGTAQGVLVGPAGQ; from the coding sequence ATGGCAAGCAAAGCAAGCGGTGATGGCAAAGAAGCCCTAAATGAGCAAGTAATCGCCAACACCTATGCCAACATGCGCACGGAAATGAACCAACTCTACACCAAGATCACAGAGCTGGAGATGGAGGTCAGTGAGCACTCTCTTGTGATCGGCGCAATCGAGCCGCTGGACCCCTCAAGGCGCTGCTACAGGATGATTGGTGGCGTCCTGGTGGAGAGGACCATCAAGGAGGTCCTGCCCGCAGTGAAGCGCAACAAGGAGGGACTCGAGGAGGTGATCGCTCGCATGCACGAGGCgctggagaggaagaagaaggagatcacCGAGTTTGAGCTCAAGTATAAGATCCGTATCCGGAAGGCCGACAACAAcgctgaggaagaaggcggCAAGAAGGAAGGCACTGCGCAGGGAGTCCTTGTTGGTCCTGCCGGGCAGTAA